A region of the Mycobacterium sp. NBC_00419 genome:
CGTCGCGGAGTCACATGCACCTACCCGGCTGGACCGGCTACGCCGCAGGCGCCCGCTGAGCCATGTCAGCATTCAGTCCAAGCTCATCCTGATGATGGTGCTGTGCACCGTTCTGGCAGCCGCCGTCGTGGGTGGCATCGCCTATCACGCGGGGCGGTCGTCGTTGCGGGAGGCGGTGTTCAACAGGCTGACCGAGCAGCGCCAGTCGCAGACGCGTTCTCTGGAGACCGAGGTCTCCGATCTGAAGAACTCGCTCATCATCTATACCCACGGGTCGGTGACCGTAGGGGCGCTGGAGGACTTCACCGCCGGATTCGACCAACTGGCCAATGCCCCGATCAACGGCGCACAGTGGCAGAGCGTCGTCGACTATTACAACAACACCTTCGTCAAGCAGACCGAGCAGTACAGCGGGACCAAACTCGACCCGGCGGCCCTGCTGCCGAGCTCACCGGCCGAACGCTATCTGCAGGCCAACTACACCGCGCTGCGGCGCGACGATGACAACGCCATCACCATGCGGGACGCCCGCGACGGCAGCGCGTGGTCCGCGGCCAACAACAGGTACCAGGACTTCTTCCGCCAGATCGTCACCCGTTTCGAGTTCGAGGACGCCCTGCTCCTCGACGCCCGCGGAAACGTGGTCTACAGCGCTTACAAAGACGTCGACCTGGGCACCAACATCGTCAACGGTCCCTACGCGGGTTCTAAACTCCAGGAGGCCTACGTCAAGGCGATGGCGTCCAACGCGGTGGACTATGTCGGATTCACCGACTTCGAGTTCTACCAGCCGGCTGAGATGTCGCCGACCGCATGGATGGTCGCCCCCATCCGGCGTGATGGTCGCACCGAAGGCGTTCTGGCGCTTCAGTTCCCGATTGAGAAGATCAATCGGCTGATGACCTTCGACAAGCAGTGGCGCCAGGCCGGCCTCGGCGAGACCGGCGAGACGTATCTGGCCGGGCCCGACGACCTGATGCGATCGGATTCACGGCTGTTCCTGGAGAATCCGCAGCAGTTCAAACAGGACGTGGTGCAGGCCGGTACACCGCCCGATGTCGCCGACATGTCCATTCGGCAGGGCGGAACGACCCTGGTGCAACCCGTGGGCTCCGAGGCGACGAAGAACGCGCAACGGGGTGAGTCAGGAACCCTCGTCGCCACCGATTACCTCGGCCAGGAAACGTTGCAGGCCTATGCGCCACTGGTGATCAAAGATTCCGAACTGCACTGGACGATCGTCGCCAAGGTCGACACCGCCGAAGCGTTCCGGCGTGAAGCGACATTCACCAGGACGATGGTCCAGGCCACCGTGGGAATGATCTTCGTAGTCTGCCTGCTGGCGATCGCGCTGGCTCAGATTTTCGTGCGCCCCATCAGAAGGCTGGAGGCCGGGGCGCAGCGCATCAGCGCCGGCGACTACGACGTGTCGATCCCGGTGGACACCCGCGACGAGATCGGTGACCTGACCCAGGCGTTCAACGAGATGGGCCGAAGTCTGACGGTCAAGGAAGACCTGATCAACCAGCAGCGCAAGGAGACTGACGAACTGCTGCGCTCGCTGATGCCGGAGTCGATCGCCGAACGCTTCCGCCAGGGCGAGGAGACCATCGCCGTCGAGCACCAGAACGTCTCGGTGATCTTCGCCGACTTCATCGGCCTCGACCAGCTGCAGCTAGATCTGCTTCCCGAAGAATCGCTGGCACTTGTCAACGAGCTGATCCGTCAGATCGACGCCGCCGCAGAGAGTCTCGGCGTCGAGCGGGTCCACACGGTGCGAAATGGCTATCTCGCAAGTTGTGGGCTGACGATTCCGCGGCTGGACAACGTCCGTCGATCCGTCGACTTCGCGCTGGAATGTCAGCAGATCCTGGCACGGTTCAACGCCGAGACCGACAACAACCTCAGTCTGCGCGTCGGTATCGACACCGGTGCGGTCAGCAGCGGACTGTTCGGTAAGCCGTCGGTCGTCTACGACATGTGGGGCTCCGCGGTCAACTTGGCCCGCCAGATCAAGAACGGCTCGCCGCAGCCCGGCATCTACGTCACATCGAGGGTGTACGACTCGCTGAACGAGATCATGCGGTTCGCCTCGGCCGGATCGGTGACCGTCGACGGTGAAACCGAACCGGTATGGCGGCTCGTGGAGCGTCAGTGATGACCGACCTCTTCTCGTCAGCCTGGTTCTACTGGGCGATCGGTATCGCCATCGGATTGCCGCTGGGGCTGGTGGGCCTCACCGAATGGCAGCACGCGCTGCAACGCAAGCAGAGCTTCCTGCTGCGGCCGGTGTCGATCATGCGCAACTACCTGCTGCCACTGGGCGCACTGCTGTTGCTGATGCTGGAGGCTCGCCAGCTTCCGCCGGAGGCGACGTCGGTGCGCGTCGTCGGCACACTGGTCGCCTTCGTCGTACTGGTGCTGTTGCTCTCGGGCATCAAGGCCGCTCTGTTCCAGAGCGCCCCGGACGGCTCCTGGCGCAAGCGAATCCCGTCGATCTTCCTCGACGTTCTGAGGTTCGTGCTGATCGCGGTCGGCGTCGCGATGATCTTCGCCTACATCTGGGGCGCCAACGTCAAGGGTTTGTTCACCGCACTCGGCGTCACGTCGATCGTGGTCGGCCTGACCCTGCAGAACTCGGTAGGCCAGATCATCTCCGGCTTGCTGATGCTCTTCGAGCAGCCCTTCCGGTTGGGGGATTGGATCGAGACGGCGCAAGCCAAGGGCAAGGTCGTCGAAGTCAATTGGCGGGCAATTCATCTCGAGACTGGAACAGGCCTGCAGATCACGCCGAACTCGGTTCTGGCCGCGGCGTCCTTCGCTAACCTCAGCCGGCCGGCCGGGCAGCATTCCTTGACGGTCACCAGCGTGTTCTCGCTCACCGATCCACCCGACAAGGTCTGCGCGATGCTCAGGCGGGTCGCCTCCGAACTGCCGCAGTGCGATCCCGACCGCAAACCGTCGGCGGTCACGGGCGGCGCCACGGAGTACCGCACCAAGATCCCGTTGAAGTCCCCGGCCGAGGATGGGAAGGCCAAAGCGACGTTCCTGCGGTGGATCTGGTACGCCTCGCGGCGCGAGGGGCTGCATCTCGACGGGGTCGAAGACGACTTCTCGACCGAGGAGCGCATCGCGGAGGCCGTCGCCACGGTGGTGGGGCCGATGTTCCGGCTCAGTCGTGACGAGCAGCAGATGCTGATCGACCATGCCCGCCTCGAACGCTTCGCCGGCGGTGAACTGATCCAGCGTGCCGGTGAAGTACCCGACGGAATGGCCTTCGTACTCGACGGCGAGGTGCAGATGACAGCCCGGCTCGAAGACGGCTCGGAGACCGTCATCTGGTCGCAGGCCGAAGGCAGCTTCCTCGGACAGTCGGCGCTGACCCGGCAGGAGGTACTGGGGTCGGCGTACGCGGTCGGTGAGGTGACCACGCTGCACGTGCCGCGGGACAAGATGGCAGACCTCGTGCATCAGAATCCCAACCTGCTGCAGGAGCTGGGGCGGACCATCGAGGAGCGCCGCGCGCACGTCCGGCGGGCGATGGAACAGCCCGCAGACGTCGATATCGACTGAGCTGCAGCATGGCCGGCAACGATTTCGACCTAGTCGTGGTCGGCGCAGGCATTGTGGGGTTGGCTGTCGCGCGGGAA
Encoded here:
- a CDS encoding adenylate/guanylate cyclase domain-containing protein, with the translated sequence MTQVSDPDAAEVPAEPAVAESHAPTRLDRLRRRRPLSHVSIQSKLILMMVLCTVLAAAVVGGIAYHAGRSSLREAVFNRLTEQRQSQTRSLETEVSDLKNSLIIYTHGSVTVGALEDFTAGFDQLANAPINGAQWQSVVDYYNNTFVKQTEQYSGTKLDPAALLPSSPAERYLQANYTALRRDDDNAITMRDARDGSAWSAANNRYQDFFRQIVTRFEFEDALLLDARGNVVYSAYKDVDLGTNIVNGPYAGSKLQEAYVKAMASNAVDYVGFTDFEFYQPAEMSPTAWMVAPIRRDGRTEGVLALQFPIEKINRLMTFDKQWRQAGLGETGETYLAGPDDLMRSDSRLFLENPQQFKQDVVQAGTPPDVADMSIRQGGTTLVQPVGSEATKNAQRGESGTLVATDYLGQETLQAYAPLVIKDSELHWTIVAKVDTAEAFRREATFTRTMVQATVGMIFVVCLLAIALAQIFVRPIRRLEAGAQRISAGDYDVSIPVDTRDEIGDLTQAFNEMGRSLTVKEDLINQQRKETDELLRSLMPESIAERFRQGEETIAVEHQNVSVIFADFIGLDQLQLDLLPEESLALVNELIRQIDAAAESLGVERVHTVRNGYLASCGLTIPRLDNVRRSVDFALECQQILARFNAETDNNLSLRVGIDTGAVSSGLFGKPSVVYDMWGSAVNLARQIKNGSPQPGIYVTSRVYDSLNEIMRFASAGSVTVDGETEPVWRLVERQ
- a CDS encoding mechanosensitive ion channel family protein translates to MTDLFSSAWFYWAIGIAIGLPLGLVGLTEWQHALQRKQSFLLRPVSIMRNYLLPLGALLLLMLEARQLPPEATSVRVVGTLVAFVVLVLLLSGIKAALFQSAPDGSWRKRIPSIFLDVLRFVLIAVGVAMIFAYIWGANVKGLFTALGVTSIVVGLTLQNSVGQIISGLLMLFEQPFRLGDWIETAQAKGKVVEVNWRAIHLETGTGLQITPNSVLAAASFANLSRPAGQHSLTVTSVFSLTDPPDKVCAMLRRVASELPQCDPDRKPSAVTGGATEYRTKIPLKSPAEDGKAKATFLRWIWYASRREGLHLDGVEDDFSTEERIAEAVATVVGPMFRLSRDEQQMLIDHARLERFAGGELIQRAGEVPDGMAFVLDGEVQMTARLEDGSETVIWSQAEGSFLGQSALTRQEVLGSAYAVGEVTTLHVPRDKMADLVHQNPNLLQELGRTIEERRAHVRRAMEQPADVDID